In Nocardia sp. NBC_00403, the DNA window TACCGGCCGGGATACTCGCGGAGACCGGCTGCCGTGGCAGCGGACTGTGGGTCGCACGCAAGCACGACGACATCATCGTTTACGACGCCGACACCTCGCAGCGCGATACCGATCACATCATCCTGCACGAGGTGGGGCACATGCTGTTCGGGCACGGCAAGGACGACTCCGATCCCACAACCCCGCTGCCACCGACCCTGGCCACGCTACTGCCCTCGCTGTCGCCGGTATCGATCCGGCATATCCTCGGCCACAGCGACTTCGGCACCGAACGCGAACGTGACGCAGAGGTGTTCGCGGATATGACAATGGTGTACGCCACGCTGCCACAGCGAAAGAATCGGTCTTTCCGGCTGTTCGGCCGCAACCGCTGAGCGGCGGCCTCGCCAACGTCACCCACAGATCGATCGACCGCACCAACTTCGGCCGCCGCCGCTCGAGCTTGTCCATCTCGGACACCGGCGTCCGCTCACGAATCTCGTGTAGCTGAACCAACTCTCCGGCCGCGTCCCAACATCGGATGGTCGTCATGCGGCAGCCCACGGCACGCTGCGATCAGCCGATCCCGACCGGGGAGCATCCGATCATTGTCCAGAAATCCCATCACGGCCTCCTGTCGTCACCGAACCACGCCAACGCCGGGAAACTCGGCCGCAACGCCTAACCCGCACCTCCCGACCACACGCCCCCCGATCATCCTCCCATCACCGGTACCCGTACCGAACTGAACACCCAGTGGCAAACATTGAGTAACTCCCGTCGCCGCGTCCAGTTCGCCGAAGCGTGGAGCGGGTGGCCCAGGTACGACAAAGGCGGCTCCCGTCGATGGTCGGGAGCCGCCTTGTAGTGGGCTACTTCAGGCGGAGTTTGCCGAAGAGGCCGTCTTTTTCGTCGTCGGGGCCTGCCGTGAAGTACAGGGAGTTGGCATCACCGAGGCTTTCGCCGTTGCCGAACATCAGGGCCCACAGACCCTCGATTTCGACGGGCTTGCCGGTGGCGTCGCGCAGGTAGTCGACGAACTTGCCGGTGGTGTCGTCGTAGGCGAGGACGTGGCCCGCGCCGCCGAAATTGCCGACGAGGAGCTTACCGCTGAGCGGGCCGAAGTCCGCGGGGGCCACGGTGACAGCCCACGGGGCGTTGAGGCGGCTGCCGTCGTCGAGGATGCGGACCAGCTTGCCGGTCTCGTCGAACTCGGCGACCTTACCCTTGCCCGGCTTGCCCTTGGCGGCCTTCTCCTGATCCTTGTCGAGCGAATCCTCTTCGCCCGCATCGAACTTGGTCGCGTCCTGCTCGTCGGGCTTGGTGGCGGCGTAGGAGACGAACACCCGCTTGCCGACGGTGGTTACATTGAACGGGGCCGGGTCGCCCGGCTTGGCCTTCTTGCCCTGGTCGGGGGCGGCCGAGTTGATCTGGTCGCCGGTGGCGAACGGGTTGGCGAAACCTGCGGTCGGGATCAGCTGCCAGTTCTGGTCGAACGTGCGCACCTGCGGGTCGGCGCCGAAGTCGGCGGCGAGCAGCTTGTCACCGGAGGGTGTGAGCGCGATGCCGAAGAACTGCATGCCCTGCGGCTGGCCGTCGAACATCAGGTTGGCCGGGCCATCGGCTCGGATGATCTGGCCCTCCGCGCCGAGTTCGGTCCAGGCCGCGATCTTGCCGGAGTCGGTGGCGAAGATGAACCGCGACGAACCGGTCAGCAACTGCGGTGCGCCGTCCACCTCGACCGGCTGGTCACGCACGACGAACAGGTCGGAGGTGATCGGTGCGCCGTTGAAGACGACACCGGTGGTCTTGCCGATGCTGTTGTCGGAAGTGTCGGAATCGGCGCCGGGAATGGTGACGATCTTCAGCGGATCCTGGAACAGCTTCTGCACTTTGGGGTCCGAGGATGCGGTCACATCGCCGACGAACTGGAACGATTTACCGCCGCCACCGACCCAGAAGTGACCGCCCGCGCCCTTCGGGCGGTCGGCAAGCCCCCACGCGTTCACCATGTCGGAGAAGGTGAACTCGGCCTTGTACTCGGCGTTGTTGGCGGCGAGGTTCGTCTGCGTGTAGTCATTGCCATCGAGGGCAGGCACTTCGTCGTTCGACTTCGAATCCGAGCATGCGGCCGCGACGACCAGCGCGGCGCCGAGTACGGATACGCGCAACAGACCTTCACGGGTCCGCGATCGCCACGCACCGTTTCGGCGCAATTCACTCCAGCGTCTGTTCAACTTGTTGTCCTTTCAGCCGCACGCCACCCTCTTGGCGATTAGGCGATGCTAACCTTAGCCTGACGGAATTTGGGGAGTATCGGAACACCCCGCCATTCGCAGGTTTAGGCTGTCCGCCGTGGTCGAACCCCAAACCCCCGTCGCCCCTCATCCCGATATCGCACCATTGGCCCCGCTGCTCGGCACATGGCGCGGACCGGGGCACGGTGAATATCCGACCATCGAGCCGTTCGACTATGTGGAGGAAATCAAATTCGGCCATCTCGGCCGGCCATTCCTCACCTATCGCCAACGCACCCGCTCCGCCGACGGCAGCAGGCCGATGCACGCCGAAACCGGTTATCTGCGCTGTCCGCAACCGGACCGGGTGGAGTTGATCCTCGCCCACCCGACCGGCATCACCGAAATCTGCGAGGGCGCGCTGTCGGTCACCGACGGCGAGGTACACATAGAACTGGACTCGACGAGCATCGGCCGTAGCAGCACCGCGAAACTCGTGACCGCGCTCGGCCGCTCGATCCGGCTGTCCGGTGACACCATCGACTACACGCTGCGGATGGCCGCCGTCGGCCAAGACTTCCAGCACCACCTGGCCGCAACGCTGCACCGGGCCTGAGGCGCGGTCCGGTTCCGGGTGGCATGCGGCCGCGGGTCGATCACGGAATGCTGCCCGCTTCAATACTTAACATGATTGGCACACAACAGATTTCGGATGCACAAGGACCGTTTCCGGGTCAATGCGTATGCTGGGACCGATCGCACGGCGCTCGATGCGTGCGAACAGCTCCGCGCACTGAGTGATTCGGAGGCGAGAACGTGGCGGCTGCGGGTATCGGACGAGTGACACTCGATCTACGGGTGCTCGGACCGGTGCGCCTGCTCGTCGACGGTCGCGCGATTGCGCTACGCGGCGCCAAACTCCGCGCCCTGCTCGCAATGCTGGTCATCAATCGGCGCAAGGCCGTGGCGAAAACAACTCTGGCCAAGGGAATTTGGGACGAAGGTCCACCGAGCCGGTCGGTCGATGGCCTCTATGCCTACGTGTCGAATCTGCGCACCATACTGCGCGGAGCCGGGGTGGACGACCGCACCGTCTTGCGCACGGTCGGCGACGGATACCTACTCGACATCAGCGAAGACCAGTGTGATGTCGGCCGATTCGAACGCGCGCGCAACCAAGGGACACTGGCCCTCAGCACCGGCGACCTGGAGACCGCGGCGCAGTGTTTCGCACGCGCGCTGTCGGAATGGAGCGGCGAAGCCGTCGCCGGACTGCGTGTGCTGCGCTTCGCCGACAATTTCGCCACCGATATGGACGAGCGCAGACTGAATGCGATGGCCGACCGCCTCGACGCCGACATCGGTTGCGGGCGTGAGGGCGCGATCCTGGGCGAGCTGGCCGCCCTGACCGCCGAACACGCCGTGAACGAACGACTATGGCGGCTATTGATCACCGCGCTGTACCGCAGCGGGCGCCAGGCCGACGCGCTGGCCGCTTGTCTGCGCATTCGCCGCAATCTCGCCGACCAGCAGGGTATCGACCCCGACCCGAAAACGGTCGCACTGGAGGATGCGGTCCGCAGCCAGCAGACGCCGCCGACGCTCCCCTCGTCGCCTGGCGCGACGACCCGGGACCTGCCCGATCTCCGCCGCCAGGCGTGGCTGCGGGTCGGGGACGACGAGCCGATCGCCGTCCCGGCAGCGGGGCTGCGCATCGGCCGCGATCCGGACAACGACATCGTGCTCGACGACTCGTGGGTCAGCCGCAAGCACGCACGCATCCTGGCCAGGCCGGACGGCATGTTCATCAGGGACCGGGATTCGGCCAACGGGGTTTACCTGAACGGTTCCCCGATCGGCGCCGACACCGCCCTCTCCGACGGCGATGTGATCAGGATCGGATCCACCATGATCCAGTACGAGATGCCCGACCGCAGGACCCCGAAACCACCTCGATAAATGTGAGCTCCGGCACATATCAAGCCCCTGATGTGGGGCCGGGCCACAGCTATCGGTGTCGGCCAACGAGTGTCAGTACCCCGCGGGCAGCACCGTGAACATATCGCGGGTGACCGCTACCGCATGGTCGGAGCTGCCGCCCCTGACCAGTAACGTGGCGAAGGCTATATCGCCTCGGTAGCCGACGAACCACGAGTGCGACCCACCGTCGACCTCGGCCTCTCCCGTCTTGCCGAACACCTCGCCCTGGTCGGCGATCCGTTCGGCGGTGCCGCCGGTGACCACCTTGCGCATCATCGTCCGCAACCCGTCGATCACCTCGGGTGCGATGGCCGGGCGTTCGCCCTCGATCGTGGTGGTGCGACCGGCGATCAAGTACGGCACCGGCGCCGACCCGTGCGCGATCGTCGCTGCCATCACCGCCATCCCGAACGGGCTCACCACCACCTTGCCCTGGCCGATTCCGTCCTCGCTGCGCTGGATCAGGTCGTCCGACAGCGGCACCGAACCCGAGGTGGTCGGCAGCCCGGCGATCGTATAGCCGGGTCCGACGCCCAGTTTCGCGGCCGTCGTGTGCAGTGCGTCACCCGGCAGCTCGCTGGCCACCTTCGCGAACGAGGTGTTGCAGGAACGCTCGTACGCGGTCGCCATCGGCACCTCACCGAGAGTGAACAGGTTGTAGTTGGGAATCGTGCGCTCCCCGACCACAATTCGGCTCGGACAGGGCAGCAGTGTGTCCGGCGTGGCCTTTCCACTCGACATTGCGGCGGCCGCGGTGACCGTCTTGAAAACCGAGCCGGGCGGATACTGCCCCATGGTCGCGACCGGGCCGTCCTGGTCAGCGGCCTTGTTCTGCGCGACCGCGAGAATCGCGCCGGTGGAGGGGCGCAGCACCACCATCATGGTCTGCTCGGTGCGCGCATCCACCGCGCGCTGCGCGGCATTCTGCACGAACCGGTCCACGCTCAGCGAGAACGACGGCGCCGGCTGCGAGGCCACCTCGGTGAGCACATCGGTGTCGGCACCGTTGGCGTTCATCGTGACGACGCTCCACCCCGCCTTGCCGTCCACCTCGGCGATCACCGTCTTGCGCACCTGCGCGAGCAGATCCGGCGCGAAATTCCGGTCGATGGCGACCATGTCCCATTGCTGGGTCACCGTCACACCGGGCAATCCGATGAGGTCCGCGCTCACCTCGTCGAATTCGTTCTCGCTCAACAGCGCAACGGTATAGGCGCCGTTGGTGGATCTCGCCGCACCCAGGATGGCCGCCGGGGTGAGCCGCTCGTCGAACCGATGCAGCGCCGTGGCCAGTGACGTCGCCACGAAGTCCTGGTCAGAGCTGGCAGTCGCGGTGAACAGGACACGGGAGACTTTGCCGGGCACCAGCACGTCGCTGCCGGACTGCTCGTTGACCCTGGCGCGGGGCGCGGGGTTGGCACGCAGGGCCATGGTCTGGGTGTTGCCGAGCTTCGGATGGATATCCGAGGAAGTCCAGCGCACCATCCAGCGCCCGTCGCTGCGCCCCATCTGCAGCTGGCCGGTGTAGCGCCAGGTCCGGTTCTTGGGCAGCAGCCACTCGTAGGTGTAGTCGACAGTCGCGGTGTCGCCGGTAACCCTGGCCGCGCCGGTGTGCGCGATCAACTGCGCGGCTTGGAGCTGATCCCATGCGGAACTCAGTGCGGCGGTTGCCTTCTCGGGTTGGCTGGTGAGCTGTGCCGCCGTGTCGAGGTCGCGGCTCGAGAAAGCCGAGACGAAAGCATCGGCCGCGGGGACCGGCCCCTGCGGGCGCGCCGAACAGCCGGTTCCCGCAGCGGCGAGCACCGCGACGGCCAGCGGGATGAGCATGCGAGTCGACATCGGCACCGATGGTAATAGCCAATTGCGAGCAAACGCCTGTGGCGCACCGACGTTCGGCCGAAGTTCAATCGAGCAGCACTGTGGCGAAGGTAGCGATCTGGCGGAAGCCGACCCGGCTGTAGGCCCGGCGGGCAATGTTGTTGTAGTCGTTCACGTACAGGCTTGCGGTCCGTCCGGAGGCGACCACCGCATTGGCGACCGTTGCCGTGCCGCCGGTGCCGAGCCCCGCGCCGCGGCGTTCTGGATGCACCCATACGCCCTGGATCTGGCCGGTGCGCCGAGACAGCGAGCCGACCTCGGCCTTGAAGACGACCTCGCCGTCCTCGAACCGCGCCCACGCCCGACCGGAGCTGATCAGACTCGCGATCCGGCGACGGTAGCCACGACCGCCATCGCCCGCACGCGGGTCGACGCCGACCTCCTCGATGAACATGGCGATGGCCGCGTTGAGATAGCGGTCCAATTCGTCGGGCCGGACCCGGCGGACCTCGAGGTCAGCGGTCGCGATCGCGGGCTGGCCGAGTGCGAGCAGCGGCTGCTCACCACGCACCTCCCGCTCCGGTCCCCAATGCGAGGCGAGCATCTCCCACAGCGGCAGCGCCAGCTCTCGACGCCCGACCACCGAGGAGCACACGCGTGGCCAGCGCACTGCCCGATCGGCGAAGGCGCGCAACGCGTCCTGATCGCCACGCAGCGGCACCATGTTCGCACCGGAGAAGCACAGCGACTCCGACGGGCCGCCACGACTCCATAGCTCGCCCAGCCCGCTACCGGTTTCCAGACCGAACTCCTGCAACCGCGCGGCGACCATGCACGAGGCGACCGGATCGGTATCGAGCACTCTCAGGACCTGTGCCAGATCCCGGTTCGCGAGCTGACGCGCGGGGGCAAATTTCGCCCGTCGCGTCGGCTCCAGCAGACTCCGCACGAATGACAGCCTGCCACGAATCGGGCAGATGTGGTATGCCGATGCCGAATAGCAACACCTAGCCGACCGTGACGACCGGTTCCCCCGCACCCGCGTCCTCGCCCATCTGCTCGGCCAAGCGCATGGCCTCCTCGATCAGCGTCTCCACGATCAATGCCTCCGGCACCGTCTTGATGACCTCACCCTTGACGAAGATCTGGCCCTTGCCGTTGCCGGATGCGACGCCGAGGTCGGCTTCACGGGCCTCACCGGGACCGTTCACCACACAGCCCATCACTGCGACGCGCAGCGGCACTTCCATGCCCTCCAGCCCGGCGGTCACCTCGTTGGCCAGGGTGTACACATCCACTTGGGCGCGGCCGCAGGACGGGCACGACACGATCTCCAGCTTGCGCGGGCGCAGGTTCAGCGACTGCAGGATCTGCCCGCCGACCTTGACCTCTTCCGCGGGCGGTGCGGACAGCGACACCCGGATCGTGTCACCGATGCCGTCGGCCAGCAGTGCACCGAACGCCACCGCCGACTTGATCGTGCCCTGGAATGCCGGGCCTGCTTCGGTCACACCGAGGTGCAACGGGTAGTCGGACTGCGCGGCGAGCTGCCGGTATGCCTCGACCATGATCACCGGGTCGTTGTGCTTGACCGAGATCTTGATATCGCCGAAGCCGTGCTCCTCGAACAGGCTCGCTTCCCACAGCGCCGACTCGACGAGCGCCTCCGGGGTCGCCTTGCCGTACTTCTCCAGCATCCGCTTGTCCAGCGAACCGGCGTTCACCCCGATGCGAATCGGAATGCCCGCGGCGCCTGCGGCTTTCGCGACCTCGCCGACGCGACCGTCGAACTCTTTGATGTTGCCGGGGTTGACACGCACCGCCGCACAGCCCGCGTCTATCGCAGCGAAGATGTAGCGCGGCTGGAAGTGGATGTCGGCGATGACCGGGATCTGGCTCTTGCGCGCGATGGTGGCGAGCGCGTCGGCATCCTCCTGGCGGGGACAAGCCACACGCACGATGTCGCACCCCGAGGCGGTCAGTTCCGCGATCTGCTGCAGGGTCGCGTTGATGTCGTGGGTCTTGGTGGTGGTCATCGACTGCACCGAGATCGGATGATCGCTGCCGACTCCGACGCCGCCAACCACCAACTGGCGGGTCTTGCGACGTGGCGCGAGGACGGCCGCAGGTGCGGTCGGCATCCCCAATCCGATTGTGCTGGTCACTTCCGGCTGCCTACTTTCGTGCGTTCTGGTGAGCCGTTCGCCTACCGAGCTTAGTCGCGCGGCAGCCGCTGACCCTGTGACGACCATGACATGTTGCTGTCCCCCGGTCCCCGCGACAGGGTACCGCGTCAGGGCGAACAGCTGAAGTGGGTCGGCGGTGTCGACGTCAGGGGAACAACTTGATGGGGTTGATGATGTCGGCGACCAGGGTGAGCACCATGTACGCACCGCCGATCACCACTGCGACGTAGGTCACCGGTAGCAGCTTCATGTAGTCGACAGGGGCACCGGGCGCGAGGCCCTTCAGGCCGCGGATGGAATTGCGAAGCTTCTCATACAGCACGACGGCGATATGCCCGCCGTCCAGCGGCAGCAGCGGCACGATGTTGAATGCGCCGAGGAAGAAATTCAGACTGGCCAAGACCAGAATGAACAGGTTCCAGAGCCCACGCTCGGCGGTCTCGCCGCCGATCTTGCTCGCACCGTAGACGCTGACCGGGGTTTCCGGGTCACGCTCGCCGCCGGTCACCGCGGTCCACAGCGCCGTCACCTTCTGCGGCATCTGAGCCAGCGACTGGAGCGTGCGCACGAACATGTCGCCGGTGAATGCACCTGCGGCCGGAATCGCAGCCAGCACATTGTATTTCACGGGTTCGTAGTACTCGGAGCCGACGCCGACCGCGCTCACCTCACGTCCGGGCCCGCCATCGGCCGGATAGCGCGTCACCCGCTCCGGGTTGACCGGAATGGTGAGAGTCTGCCCGTCACGTTCGACGGTGTAGGCGAACGGTCCGTTCTGCTTCTGGGTTTCGGCCTGGAACTCCGGCCAGGTCTTTACCTTCACCCCGTTGACCGCGGTCACCACATCTCCGGTCTGCAGGCCGGCCTGCTGTGCCGGGCCGGCGCCGCTGCACGCCTGCAGCGTGCCGTCCACATTCTGCTGCGCGACGCAGCTCATCTTGCCGATGGTGGTGGCGGGCGGCTGATCGAAGCGCGGCAGACCCCAGCCGATAGCGAGGATGACCACCAGGATGAAGCCGAGCAGGAAGTTCATCGCAATGCCGCCGGACATCACCACCAGGCGCTTCCAGGTGGCCTGCCGGTACATCGCCCGGTCGAGATCCTCCGGCGCCAGCTCATCCAGCGCGGTCATGCCCGCGATATCGCAGAAACCACCCAGCGGCAGCGCCTTGAGGCCGTACT includes these proteins:
- a CDS encoding TIGR03118 family protein, coding for MLRVSVLGAALVVAAACSDSKSNDEVPALDGNDYTQTNLAANNAEYKAEFTFSDMVNAWGLADRPKGAGGHFWVGGGGKSFQFVGDVTASSDPKVQKLFQDPLKIVTIPGADSDTSDNSIGKTTGVVFNGAPITSDLFVVRDQPVEVDGAPQLLTGSSRFIFATDSGKIAAWTELGAEGQIIRADGPANLMFDGQPQGMQFFGIALTPSGDKLLAADFGADPQVRTFDQNWQLIPTAGFANPFATGDQINSAAPDQGKKAKPGDPAPFNVTTVGKRVFVSYAATKPDEQDATKFDAGEEDSLDKDQEKAAKGKPGKGKVAEFDETGKLVRILDDGSRLNAPWAVTVAPADFGPLSGKLLVGNFGGAGHVLAYDDTTGKFVDYLRDATGKPVEIEGLWALMFGNGESLGDANSLYFTAGPDDEKDGLFGKLRLK
- a CDS encoding peroxynitrite isomerase; the protein is MVEPQTPVAPHPDIAPLAPLLGTWRGPGHGEYPTIEPFDYVEEIKFGHLGRPFLTYRQRTRSADGSRPMHAETGYLRCPQPDRVELILAHPTGITEICEGALSVTDGEVHIELDSTSIGRSSTAKLVTALGRSIRLSGDTIDYTLRMAAVGQDFQHHLAATLHRA
- a CDS encoding BTAD domain-containing putative transcriptional regulator; the encoded protein is MTLDLRVLGPVRLLVDGRAIALRGAKLRALLAMLVINRRKAVAKTTLAKGIWDEGPPSRSVDGLYAYVSNLRTILRGAGVDDRTVLRTVGDGYLLDISEDQCDVGRFERARNQGTLALSTGDLETAAQCFARALSEWSGEAVAGLRVLRFADNFATDMDERRLNAMADRLDADIGCGREGAILGELAALTAEHAVNERLWRLLITALYRSGRQADALAACLRIRRNLADQQGIDPDPKTVALEDAVRSQQTPPTLPSSPGATTRDLPDLRRQAWLRVGDDEPIAVPAAGLRIGRDPDNDIVLDDSWVSRKHARILARPDGMFIRDRDSANGVYLNGSPIGADTALSDGDVIRIGSTMIQYEMPDRRTPKPPR
- a CDS encoding penicillin-binding transpeptidase domain-containing protein, whose product is MSTRMLIPLAVAVLAAAGTGCSARPQGPVPAADAFVSAFSSRDLDTAAQLTSQPEKATAALSSAWDQLQAAQLIAHTGAARVTGDTATVDYTYEWLLPKNRTWRYTGQLQMGRSDGRWMVRWTSSDIHPKLGNTQTMALRANPAPRARVNEQSGSDVLVPGKVSRVLFTATASSDQDFVATSLATALHRFDERLTPAAILGAARSTNGAYTVALLSENEFDEVSADLIGLPGVTVTQQWDMVAIDRNFAPDLLAQVRKTVIAEVDGKAGWSVVTMNANGADTDVLTEVASQPAPSFSLSVDRFVQNAAQRAVDARTEQTMMVVLRPSTGAILAVAQNKAADQDGPVATMGQYPPGSVFKTVTAAAAMSSGKATPDTLLPCPSRIVVGERTIPNYNLFTLGEVPMATAYERSCNTSFAKVASELPGDALHTTAAKLGVGPGYTIAGLPTTSGSVPLSDDLIQRSEDGIGQGKVVVSPFGMAVMAATIAHGSAPVPYLIAGRTTTIEGERPAIAPEVIDGLRTMMRKVVTGGTAERIADQGEVFGKTGEAEVDGGSHSWFVGYRGDIAFATLLVRGGSSDHAVAVTRDMFTVLPAGY
- a CDS encoding GNAT family N-acetyltransferase; the encoded protein is MRSLLEPTRRAKFAPARQLANRDLAQVLRVLDTDPVASCMVAARLQEFGLETGSGLGELWSRGGPSESLCFSGANMVPLRGDQDALRAFADRAVRWPRVCSSVVGRRELALPLWEMLASHWGPEREVRGEQPLLALGQPAIATADLEVRRVRPDELDRYLNAAIAMFIEEVGVDPRAGDGGRGYRRRIASLISSGRAWARFEDGEVVFKAEVGSLSRRTGQIQGVWVHPERRGAGLGTGGTATVANAVVASGRTASLYVNDYNNIARRAYSRVGFRQIATFATVLLD
- the ispG gene encoding flavodoxin-dependent (E)-4-hydroxy-3-methylbut-2-enyl-diphosphate synthase, giving the protein MTSTIGLGMPTAPAAVLAPRRKTRQLVVGGVGVGSDHPISVQSMTTTKTHDINATLQQIAELTASGCDIVRVACPRQEDADALATIARKSQIPVIADIHFQPRYIFAAIDAGCAAVRVNPGNIKEFDGRVGEVAKAAGAAGIPIRIGVNAGSLDKRMLEKYGKATPEALVESALWEASLFEEHGFGDIKISVKHNDPVIMVEAYRQLAAQSDYPLHLGVTEAGPAFQGTIKSAVAFGALLADGIGDTIRVSLSAPPAEEVKVGGQILQSLNLRPRKLEIVSCPSCGRAQVDVYTLANEVTAGLEGMEVPLRVAVMGCVVNGPGEAREADLGVASGNGKGQIFVKGEVIKTVPEALIVETLIEEAMRLAEQMGEDAGAGEPVVTVG
- a CDS encoding M50 family metallopeptidase — its product is MVFALGFVLFALCITISVALHECGHMWAAQATGMKVRRYFVGFGPKIFSFRRGETEYGLKALPLGGFCDIAGMTALDELAPEDLDRAMYRQATWKRLVVMSGGIAMNFLLGFILVVILAIGWGLPRFDQPPATTIGKMSCVAQQNVDGTLQACSGAGPAQQAGLQTGDVVTAVNGVKVKTWPEFQAETQKQNGPFAYTVERDGQTLTIPVNPERVTRYPADGGPGREVSAVGVGSEYYEPVKYNVLAAIPAAGAFTGDMFVRTLQSLAQMPQKVTALWTAVTGGERDPETPVSVYGASKIGGETAERGLWNLFILVLASLNFFLGAFNIVPLLPLDGGHIAVVLYEKLRNSIRGLKGLAPGAPVDYMKLLPVTYVAVVIGGAYMVLTLVADIINPIKLFP